GATGGGCAGCTTGAGCACCCTTGCAATGGCCAGGGCGGCCAGGCCGATGGGGCCTGGAGTGGCCGAATGGATGTGGGTGAAGTTGTTTTCGTAGCAGTAATCGATCATCTCCATGAGAGGCGGGTAGTACAGCTTGATTTCCTGGTATTCGGGCAGGCCGAATTCTCCCACCGCCTTGAAGTGCTTGACGCCGGGCTTGCCGTTTTCCGGGCCGCAGGTGATCATGGTCAGGGGGATTTCGTTTTTCCTGGCGATGTCTATCTGCATGTTCAGGGTCAGGGCCACCCCGTTGATCTCGTGCAGGGTGTCCGTAAAATGGCCCATGCGGACCTCCGGCTTGGATACGCTTTTGTTGTCCGGCGCAAAATGGAGCTTGCAGTTGCGGACCATGTTTCTGCCGTTGGCGAACACCGCCCAGGCCACCAGGTAGGGGGAGAGCATGGTGTATAGCGACCCCGCCGAGCCCAGCATATGGAAGAGGTCGAAGAAGTTGCCTGTGGAGAGTTTGTCCAGGGCCTTGTCGGCCGATGCCTTGAGCACGGTTTCGCTCATTTTGTTGACGAAGCGGAACCACACCTCGGGCTTCTGGATGGGCGGAGGGGAGGGGTCCTTGACCAGCCTGTACATGGCCGAGTTGTTCAGGATGACTTTCCGGGCTTCCATTTGAAGCATTTCCTGCAGGTTTTGGGGCTCGGCCTTAAAAAAACGGCCTTTTCGCGAATTATGGAAAAGGCCTTTGAGTCGATCCACAAACCCTGCATCCGGTTCTACGCCGGCGGGGCAGGGGCTCATGACCTGATCAATGAACTTGGTCAGCACCTCCCCTTCCACAAAGCGGTCCAGGCTGAATTTTTGTTTATAGTATTGAAAGGCGATGCTGTAGATATTGTGCGCCAGGGTTTTGGGCTCGGAAGTATTGCCGCCTGGCACGGCCCTTCCCGCCGCAATCTCCCGCAAAAAAGAGTTTTTGTCGTCCAGGTCGCATTCCACCTGAGTGTAGGCGGCGGCTATGGTCAGGGAGGAATGGTCGTCGGAGCCTGAGATCAACTGCTTTTTCCAGGGCGCTTTTCCGCAAGGCTCCAAATTGTGCTTGTCAGCCAGCTCCTCCAGTTTTTCTTTGGTCAGCCCGTTCACCAGATTTTTGATGAACTGGTTCTGGAGCACGTCCCGTGCGCCGTTGGCCTCCAGGATATTGAAGAGCACCAGAAATTTTTCCACGTGCTGGGGCG
The DNA window shown above is from Desulfatibacillum aliphaticivorans DSM 15576 and carries:
- a CDS encoding glycosyltransferase, producing the protein MKTMMLKTDMHVHSKYSKRPSEWVLRKLGAAESYTEPTELYRIARDRGMNLVTITDHNSIGGALEIAHLPGTFISEEVTSYFPEDGCKAHVLVYDITEGQHQEISLIRKNIYDLVKYLREQELLHAIAHPLFPINDRLTPQHVEKFLVLFNILEANGARDVLQNQFIKNLVNGLTKEKLEELADKHNLEPCGKAPWKKQLISGSDDHSSLTIAAAYTQVECDLDDKNSFLREIAAGRAVPGGNTSEPKTLAHNIYSIAFQYYKQKFSLDRFVEGEVLTKFIDQVMSPCPAGVEPDAGFVDRLKGLFHNSRKGRFFKAEPQNLQEMLQMEARKVILNNSAMYRLVKDPSPPPIQKPEVWFRFVNKMSETVLKASADKALDKLSTGNFFDLFHMLGSAGSLYTMLSPYLVAWAVFANGRNMVRNCKLHFAPDNKSVSKPEVRMGHFTDTLHEINGVALTLNMQIDIARKNEIPLTMITCGPENGKPGVKHFKAVGEFGLPEYQEIKLYYPPLMEMIDYCYENNFTHIHSATPGPIGLAALAIARVLKLPIYGTYHTALPQYASLITGDPNMEELGWKYIVWYYDQMDKIYVPSRATGAELAEKGISKNKIKFYERGIDIDRFHPRNRNGFYNSHFNLDDSITKLLYVGRVSKEKNLPFLAETFKEMRRVNDKLHLIVVGDGPYLKEMKQVLQGENATFTGYLQGNDLEQAYASADVFVFPSTTDTFGNAILEAQASGVPVVVSDEGGPRENCVSGKTGFIVPSHDAAAFKEVVLKLASDPELRKQMGLDARDYMQRHSFESKYMELWESYGRAA